A single genomic interval of Nonomuraea rubra harbors:
- a CDS encoding DJ-1/PfpI family protein → MTTYGLLLFDVAEELDFAGPWEVFTTSAILRGGADTALLLAERPGPVRCAKGMRVLPDRTLGDHPPLDVLLVPGGRGARESEPHNPAVTGWIAKTAGQAGWVMGVCTGAFLLHAAGPARGRRVATHRDYEDALEARGDVTVVRDARYVVDGDLITTQGVSAGIDGALWLVGRLHGRDHARAVRRLIQYEPAPPYLADEPA, encoded by the coding sequence ATGACCACGTACGGCCTGCTGCTCTTCGACGTCGCGGAGGAGCTCGACTTCGCCGGCCCCTGGGAGGTGTTCACCACCTCGGCCATCCTGCGCGGCGGCGCCGACACCGCGCTGCTGCTCGCCGAGCGCCCCGGCCCCGTCCGCTGCGCCAAGGGCATGCGCGTGCTGCCCGACCGCACCCTGGGCGACCACCCGCCGCTGGACGTCCTGCTCGTGCCCGGCGGGCGCGGCGCGCGCGAGAGCGAGCCGCACAACCCCGCCGTCACCGGCTGGATCGCCAAGACCGCCGGGCAGGCGGGCTGGGTCATGGGCGTGTGCACCGGAGCCTTCCTCCTGCACGCCGCCGGCCCCGCCCGCGGGCGCCGCGTGGCCACCCACCGCGACTACGAGGACGCCCTGGAGGCGCGGGGGGACGTCACCGTCGTCCGCGACGCCCGCTACGTCGTGGACGGCGACCTGATCACCACCCAGGGCGTGTCCGCCGGGATCGACGGCGCGCTGTGGCTCGTCGGCCGGCTGCACGGCCGTGACCACGCGCGTGCCGTGCGCCGGCTGATCCAGTACGAGCCGGCCCCGCCGTACCTCGCCGACGAGCCCGCCTGA
- a CDS encoding DUF1838 family protein: MIRKGLAGLLAPIAILLTTGVPGASAQDAAPGPTHPGPVYATVTDTSGKLSLQTFGRPDGKDMVFRISGSVYANIEGNSLDPAMRHGQKLFNIEGYNIRKLYRVPGTNQLYQLSREIVFYTDPADPRRVLREWKNPIDGRTYPVVPINNDTVNFGPFTITSAYAGPPLQQLHEETVWTSDIPVRTNFATTLGEGFGLAGGVYAAQEMFDFSVDRREVEDRTGPGVPEGAMQTKISWARTSPWVPFMCLPETDVRGQLTYHARSWSLDSYSQVEPWLRAEVEAGYPLYKSTPAAPGASENSWTSFYNKQLGKGATTWAGWCAANGRA, translated from the coding sequence GTGATCAGAAAAGGTCTCGCGGGGCTGCTGGCCCCGATCGCCATACTTCTCACCACCGGCGTCCCGGGCGCCTCGGCGCAGGACGCCGCACCCGGCCCCACGCATCCCGGGCCGGTCTACGCGACCGTCACCGACACGAGCGGGAAGCTGTCCTTACAGACGTTCGGGCGTCCGGACGGCAAGGACATGGTGTTCCGGATCTCCGGATCGGTGTACGCCAACATCGAGGGCAACAGCCTGGACCCGGCGATGCGGCACGGCCAGAAGCTGTTCAACATCGAGGGTTACAACATCAGGAAGCTGTACCGGGTGCCCGGCACCAACCAGCTCTACCAGCTCTCCCGGGAGATCGTCTTCTACACCGACCCGGCGGATCCGCGGCGCGTCCTGCGGGAGTGGAAGAACCCGATCGACGGCAGGACGTACCCGGTCGTCCCCATCAACAACGACACGGTGAACTTCGGCCCGTTCACGATCACCTCCGCCTACGCCGGCCCGCCGCTGCAGCAGCTGCACGAGGAGACGGTCTGGACCAGCGACATCCCCGTGCGCACGAACTTCGCCACCACGCTCGGCGAGGGCTTCGGCCTGGCCGGAGGCGTGTACGCCGCCCAGGAGATGTTCGACTTCTCCGTCGACCGGCGCGAGGTGGAGGACCGCACCGGGCCCGGCGTGCCCGAGGGCGCGATGCAGACGAAGATCAGCTGGGCGCGGACCAGCCCGTGGGTGCCGTTCATGTGCCTGCCGGAGACCGACGTGCGCGGCCAGCTCACCTACCACGCCCGTAGCTGGTCGCTGGACTCCTACTCCCAGGTCGAGCCGTGGCTGCGGGCCGAGGTCGAGGCGGGCTACCCGCTGTACAAGTCCACCCCCGCCGCGCCGGGCGCGAGCGAGAACTCCTGGACGTCCTTCTACAACAAGCAGCTCGGCAAGGGCGCCACCACCTGGGCAGGATGGTGCGCCGCCAACGGCCGCGCCTGA
- a CDS encoding GTP-binding protein yields the protein MGYANSDQGDDAPLAVKILIAGGFGVGKTTMVGAVSEVAPLRTEEYLTHASVGVDDLDGVGGKSTTTVALDFGRITIHDHLVLYLFGTPGQERFWFMWNDLVNGALGAVVLVDTRRLEVSFASIDFFESRGIPFVVGVNCFHGVRERTQDEIRRALDLDPQVPLVLCDARDRKEGRDVLLALIDHLMAAKAGTAPHPVS from the coding sequence ATGGGTTACGCAAACTCTGACCAGGGGGACGACGCGCCCCTGGCGGTGAAGATCCTGATCGCCGGCGGGTTCGGGGTCGGGAAGACGACCATGGTGGGCGCGGTGAGCGAGGTCGCCCCGCTGCGTACGGAGGAGTACCTGACGCACGCCAGCGTCGGCGTGGACGACCTGGACGGCGTGGGCGGCAAGTCCACCACCACCGTCGCGCTGGACTTCGGCCGCATCACCATCCACGACCACCTGGTGCTCTACCTGTTCGGCACGCCGGGGCAGGAGCGCTTCTGGTTCATGTGGAACGACCTCGTCAACGGGGCGCTGGGCGCGGTCGTCCTGGTCGACACCCGGCGGCTGGAGGTGAGCTTCGCCTCCATCGACTTCTTCGAGAGCCGCGGCATCCCGTTCGTCGTCGGCGTCAACTGCTTCCACGGGGTCAGGGAGCGGACCCAGGACGAGATCCGCAGGGCGCTCGATCTCGACCCGCAGGTGCCGCTCGTCCTGTGCGACGCCCGTGACAGGAAGGAGGGGCGCGATGTGCTGCTGGCGCTCATCGACCATCTGATGGCCGCCAAGGCCGGCACCGCACCGCACCCCGTGTCCTGA
- a CDS encoding DUF742 domain-containing protein: MKHWTDGFADDDADEPLVRPYTITGGRTAAEREDLALITVVAALSEELAETGRGQRRWQPEHRAILALCRRPLAVAEIAAALDLPVSVTKILIGDLIDSGQVRARRPLAFAQAGGRPDMAILEAVRDGLRKL, translated from the coding sequence ATGAAACACTGGACGGACGGGTTCGCCGACGACGACGCCGACGAGCCCCTTGTCCGTCCTTACACGATCACCGGCGGGCGGACCGCCGCCGAGCGGGAGGACCTGGCGCTGATCACCGTGGTGGCGGCGCTGTCCGAGGAGCTCGCGGAGACGGGACGCGGCCAGCGGAGATGGCAGCCGGAGCACCGCGCCATTCTCGCCCTGTGCAGGCGGCCGCTGGCGGTGGCGGAGATCGCCGCCGCGCTGGACCTCCCGGTGTCGGTGACCAAGATTCTCATCGGTGATCTGATCGATTCGGGTCAGGTGCGGGCCCGGCGGCCGCTGGCCTTCGCGCAGGCGGGCGGCAGGCCCGACATGGCAATTCTCGAGGCGGTGAGGGATGGGTTACGCAAACTCTGA
- a CDS encoding roadblock/LC7 domain-containing protein encodes MMTQRTTATDTDLDWLLDGLVDQVAGTRHAIVLSDDGLVISRSRTIKRADADRLAAIATGQQSLARGAGQLFGGGQVHQVIIEMAELWLFITAAGRGTHLAVVASQEVDAELMSVAMHTLIQQVGKKLGTDARTPQGHDGWGHG; translated from the coding sequence ATGATGACGCAGCGCACCACCGCCACCGACACGGACCTGGACTGGCTGCTGGACGGCCTGGTCGATCAAGTCGCGGGTACCCGGCACGCCATCGTGCTGTCCGACGACGGCCTGGTGATCAGCCGGTCGCGGACCATCAAGCGCGCGGACGCCGACCGCCTGGCCGCGATCGCCACCGGCCAGCAGAGCCTGGCCCGCGGCGCCGGGCAGCTCTTCGGCGGCGGCCAGGTCCACCAGGTCATCATCGAGATGGCCGAGCTGTGGCTGTTCATCACCGCCGCGGGCCGGGGCACCCATCTGGCCGTGGTCGCCTCCCAGGAGGTCGACGCCGAGCTGATGAGCGTGGCCATGCACACCCTGATCCAGCAGGTCGGCAAGAAGCTGGGCACCGACGCGCGCACCCCGCAGGGCCACGACGGCTGGGGACACGGATGA
- a CDS encoding sensor histidine kinase — protein sequence MRRLRLRTVLLVVVIVPTVTFTPLLASGMSQLFGQWRTEKVQMDLATTTVGRPAADLFFALDRERRLTAQLQAARGGGARERLAEQRAVTDRAVRAFRPLTSLDPDDAQEGLAEALARTGRELGLLDQQRRAVDSGWSSARQAFEYYSGVLESGLRVLAALSNTGEGQVNTTAQPLVDLLWIADMVGREDAVLARGWPTGRLTRSEYNIVTEAAGTRNHLMNARVVPALTGQETRYATMTDGQAWRAMTTVEGRLSLADGDQVRLRDDSAEWRSSAETVTAQLRELVGLRFEHLGRVGYGHADMIFTVFVSISTVGVLALLLVFFTSWRLTSVLRRRILHLRHDAQELQERLPDVVARLERGEDVDADAEVRMIEPTGDELGELGQALNLARRSAVRTAVRQAEQHRGFQRMLQRIARRTQILIGLQLKKLDELERRHEDPEVLEGLFDLDHLTARLRRYEENLVILGGGQPQRRWRKPVRLLDVLRAAQSEVQDYRRISIDVEGELWIAERAVGPLIHVLAELMENATTFSKPLTPVEVRAAPVSRGVAVEIEDRGLGMEPEQYDAVNALLQSPPRLDMMTHADDVRLGLYVVARLAASLGLQVELRSSAFGGTRVIVLLADTLVVDRPRTAPEPDTVPQEAATQEPPRPPGTNEALPSRARGRAMASVTAPQASPAGLRPLPQRVRQASLAEELRVPEDTPDDGGQESWAAPEQPARSGAMIGAFQRQSRKRRAGEDVPQTSPSASPEPTSPTTEDR from the coding sequence GTGCGCCGGCTGCGCCTGCGTACGGTGCTGCTCGTCGTGGTGATCGTCCCGACCGTGACGTTCACTCCGCTGCTGGCGTCGGGAATGTCGCAGTTGTTCGGGCAGTGGCGGACGGAGAAGGTCCAGATGGACCTGGCCACCACGACGGTCGGCAGGCCGGCGGCCGACCTGTTCTTCGCCCTGGACCGGGAGCGCAGGCTCACCGCGCAGCTGCAGGCCGCGCGCGGTGGCGGCGCGCGTGAGAGGCTGGCCGAGCAGCGGGCCGTGACCGACCGGGCCGTGCGCGCCTTCCGTCCCCTCACGTCGCTGGACCCGGACGACGCGCAGGAGGGGCTCGCCGAGGCCCTCGCCCGCACCGGACGCGAGCTCGGCCTGCTCGACCAGCAGCGCAGGGCGGTGGACTCCGGCTGGTCCAGCGCCAGGCAGGCGTTCGAGTACTACAGCGGCGTCCTGGAGTCGGGCCTGCGTGTGCTGGCCGCCCTCAGCAACACCGGCGAGGGCCAGGTGAACACCACGGCACAGCCCCTGGTCGACCTGCTCTGGATCGCCGACATGGTCGGCCGCGAGGACGCCGTCCTGGCTCGCGGCTGGCCGACGGGCAGGCTGACCAGGAGCGAGTACAACATCGTCACCGAGGCCGCCGGCACCAGGAACCACCTCATGAACGCCCGCGTGGTGCCCGCCCTGACGGGCCAGGAGACCCGGTACGCGACGATGACCGACGGCCAGGCCTGGCGCGCCATGACCACCGTGGAAGGGCGGCTGTCCCTCGCCGACGGGGACCAGGTGCGGCTCCGTGACGACAGCGCCGAATGGCGTTCCTCGGCGGAGACGGTCACCGCTCAGCTGCGCGAGCTGGTCGGCCTGCGGTTCGAGCATCTCGGCAGGGTCGGCTACGGCCACGCCGACATGATCTTCACGGTCTTCGTCAGCATCTCCACCGTGGGCGTGCTCGCCCTGCTCCTGGTCTTCTTCACGAGCTGGCGGCTGACCTCCGTCCTGCGGCGGCGCATCCTGCACCTGCGCCACGACGCCCAGGAGCTCCAGGAGCGGCTGCCCGACGTGGTCGCCCGCCTGGAACGCGGCGAGGACGTCGACGCGGACGCCGAGGTACGCATGATCGAGCCCACCGGCGACGAGCTCGGCGAGCTCGGCCAGGCGCTCAACCTGGCCCGCCGCAGCGCCGTGCGCACCGCCGTACGGCAGGCCGAGCAGCACCGCGGCTTCCAGCGCATGCTGCAGCGCATCGCCCGCCGCACCCAGATCCTCATCGGCCTGCAGCTGAAGAAGCTGGACGAGCTGGAGCGCAGGCACGAGGATCCCGAGGTGCTGGAGGGCCTGTTCGACCTGGACCACCTGACGGCCCGGCTGCGCCGTTACGAGGAGAACCTGGTCATCCTCGGCGGCGGCCAGCCGCAGCGCCGCTGGCGCAAGCCGGTACGCCTGCTCGACGTGCTGCGGGCCGCGCAGAGCGAGGTGCAGGACTACCGCCGGATCTCGATCGACGTCGAGGGCGAGCTCTGGATCGCCGAGCGCGCGGTGGGCCCGCTGATCCACGTCCTGGCGGAGCTGATGGAGAACGCCACCACCTTCTCCAAGCCGCTGACCCCCGTCGAGGTACGGGCGGCGCCGGTCAGCCGGGGCGTCGCCGTGGAGATCGAGGACCGCGGCCTGGGCATGGAGCCCGAGCAGTACGACGCCGTCAACGCCCTCCTGCAGTCGCCGCCGCGGCTCGACATGATGACGCACGCCGACGACGTGCGGCTGGGCCTCTACGTGGTCGCCCGGCTCGCCGCGAGCCTGGGCCTGCAGGTGGAGCTGCGCTCGTCGGCCTTCGGCGGCACCCGGGTCATCGTGCTGCTCGCGGACACGCTGGTGGTGGACCGCCCGCGTACGGCACCCGAGCCCGACACGGTCCCCCAGGAGGCGGCCACCCAGGAACCGCCCCGCCCGCCCGGCACGAACGAGGCGCTGCCGTCCCGCGCCAGGGGGCGCGCGATGGCCTCCGTCACGGCCCCGCAGGCCTCGCCGGCCGGCCTGCGGCCGCTCCCGCAGCGCGTACGCCAGGCCAGCCTCGCAGAGGAGCTCCGCGTCCCGGAGGACACCCCGGACGACGGCGGCCAGGAGAGCTGGGCCGCACCCGAACAGCCCGCCCGGTCCGGCGCCATGATCGGCGCCTTCCAGCGGCAGTCCAGAAAGCGCCGCGCCGGCGAGGACGTCCCCCAGACCTCGCCGAGCGCGTCCCCCGAACCCACCTCACCCACGACGGAAGACCGATGA
- a CDS encoding DUF917 domain-containing protein yields the protein MVRIESPDVEALERGVAVLGSGGGGDSRTAATLLRRRLADGVDVAVRPLGDLPPGARVVPVGVVGATAAFAEKLPGGHEVAAAVEAIQRWTGERADALVSIEIGGLNGVLPLVAACDLGLSAVDADLSGRGLPRLNQLSLAAAGRPLTPAALAEPSGQVLVQGTGSPADLERTARTFLPAAGGWAALALAPVPARELASCCVTGSVSDAVRLGRRILGLGESPDPGRLAAATGGRVLAVGRVVEVTRRPGPEVHGRPGFARGSVTLTGHVSGELLRVEMENEYLLALRDGLVVASTPDVIAVLDRRTGVPIQGDAVRVGMEVMVLQVAISPFWTDPGRIGVLSPRAYGLDSDPVLLERDGQLGGAGPEPGSQPGGGAAPERGARLGGGAGLGAGA from the coding sequence ATGGTGCGCATCGAGTCGCCGGACGTGGAGGCGCTGGAGCGGGGCGTGGCCGTGCTCGGCTCCGGAGGCGGCGGCGACAGCCGGACCGCGGCCACGCTGCTGCGCCGGCGGCTGGCCGACGGCGTGGACGTCGCCGTGCGCCCGCTCGGCGACCTGCCGCCCGGCGCGCGGGTCGTGCCGGTGGGCGTGGTCGGCGCGACCGCCGCCTTCGCCGAGAAGCTGCCCGGCGGCCACGAGGTCGCCGCCGCCGTGGAGGCCATCCAGCGCTGGACGGGCGAGCGCGCCGACGCCCTGGTCTCCATCGAGATCGGCGGGCTGAACGGCGTCCTGCCGCTGGTCGCCGCCTGCGACCTCGGCCTGTCCGCGGTGGACGCCGACCTGTCGGGGCGCGGGCTGCCGCGGCTGAACCAGCTCTCCCTGGCCGCCGCGGGCCGCCCGCTCACCCCTGCCGCGCTGGCCGAGCCGAGCGGGCAGGTGCTCGTCCAGGGCACCGGCTCGCCCGCCGACCTGGAGCGCACCGCCCGCACCTTCCTGCCAGCCGCGGGCGGCTGGGCGGCCCTCGCCCTCGCCCCCGTCCCGGCACGCGAGCTGGCCTCCTGCTGCGTGACCGGCTCGGTCTCCGATGCCGTACGGCTCGGGCGGCGGATCCTCGGCCTCGGCGAGTCACCCGACCCCGGGCGGCTCGCCGCCGCCACCGGAGGGCGGGTGCTGGCCGTGGGGCGGGTGGTGGAGGTCACCCGGCGGCCCGGGCCCGAGGTGCACGGGCGGCCGGGGTTCGCGCGCGGCAGCGTCACGCTGACCGGGCACGTGTCGGGCGAGCTGCTGCGGGTGGAGATGGAGAACGAGTACCTGCTCGCGCTGCGCGACGGGCTCGTCGTGGCGTCCACACCGGACGTGATCGCGGTGCTGGACCGGCGGACCGGGGTGCCCATCCAGGGGGACGCCGTGCGGGTGGGGATGGAGGTCATGGTGCTGCAGGTGGCGATCTCGCCGTTCTGGACCGATCCGGGCAGGATCGGGGTCCTCTCGCCACGCGCCTACGGGCTGGACTCCGACCCCGTGCTGCTGGAACGGGACGGGCAGCTCGGCGGTGCGGGGCCGGAACCGGGCAGTCAGCCGGGCGGCGGCGC